In Plasmodium gaboni strain SY75 chromosome 14, whole genome shotgun sequence, one genomic interval encodes:
- a CDS encoding hypothetical protein (conserved Plasmodium protein, unknown function) — MASSQIRQFASLIDQLPCDVEDLNLIDNLEVYNKCFGNSINNDNTKGSDSLFSYNSNITNYLNNLSNCQFQFKRMHNTEEKTYSNYSINEKGNPMLLDRPYLNKNNEHDDHDKNMSLSDLINIQSNPCTNNDVYRNISTKISFHSKYTNDNIDINNNLNNSLFIHSNDLTDQHKNNFIEKLKSPIILTNNKSINKNSKNKKKTLLKNNISYNNNDEKINFLENDQIINNNNQNDTYAQYNIKHPFNDNLPPSHEYNNLQQYDNHMFNSNCVNGINNFYTNGQKINNSNQIFNSYNNRTYSGESNNAKSVNGLMINNKLGSKLETLNFPSGQNLSNNFMSNKKEMTTFNDVIQNVQMNSQGNIPYDFYDILERNHELSKHILLSKKPKVIKLESNKSLIIFPVSIHEHGNKYIAVNQEDLLEYISSSIEIENEDISSLRIGIHQKEKELQNMKAAYGMQTTNIHYLINRVIFKECEYEKLKNKNISLENEMKKLIHEMNYLISQSKDGLFMQKVFIDHKSKCVLKLQELKPFLGSYYEDIFNYITSCRTLGQLSIWLPAFQITDPSLETVAKHLIKILLNGLGSPFNICSEYFLSNQNCNNNISLETEGDFFKKNLEKKKIIENYIITNMNSINTNKENNYNLSNCQSISLNSESSSFMEAEELFFNSSKYPSMHSVILRNTKEQKKKEKIMNQLNRSNTTPEGLYTNNHLFTYSDKIINEDKTEFTNSQDFINSVIEEQHFKKKKSDNKNVIKTKQNTNYNNKRNNSNTQNKQNKKIKKNKNVNYNNNMTTKTNDESNTFMKTKQCLEGSKINELLRANETLIENEIETNIYKEKRGDKMDLSHFINVNENEVDLSHYINVNDNEVDLSHYINVKELKLHLKDDNTIKSNNNQFDQISNNVNEQEEKKNITSKEKQTNKNKKNEILNRSNEQLDETQYKNKMKSKDIHNLINQQDTEKSISRGCSLKGSMEHISDKNILTEYEKTASQNDIEQIELLRNKNIEDETLEKGKMCDEHLIMLKKDEKLYKNKNKTDQELCSLKNKPSDENQKQNEYSTDNNNNNNMEILRMNNQTNFKKMDTIMENKSKELNEEEQNKK; from the exons atgGCTTCTTCGCAGATACGACAGTTTGCTAGCCTAATTGATCAGTTACCTTGTGACGTCGAAGACCTTAATTTAATTGATAATTTAGaagtatataataaatgttttGGAAATTCTATAAATAACGATAATACTAAAGGTTCAGATAGCTTATTTTCGTATAATTCTAATATTActaattatttaaataatttatctAATTGTCAATTTCAATTTAAACGTATGCACAACACAGAAGAAAAAACATATTCTAATTATTCGATAAATGAAAAAGGAAATCCTATGTTATTAGATAGAccatatttaaataaaaataatgaacaTGATGATcatgataaaaatatgagTTTGTCCgatttaataaatatacagTCTAATCCATGTACTAATAATGATgtatatagaaatattagtacaaaaatatcatttcattcaaaatatacaaatgataatattgatattaataataatcttaataattctttatttattcattcCAATGATTTAACAGATcaacataaaaataattttatcgaaaaattaaaaagtCCAATTATACTAactaataataaaagtataaacaaaaattctaaaaataaaaaaaaaacattactaaaaaataatatctcttataataataatgatgaaaaaatcAATTTTTTAGAAAACGATCAAATTATCAATAACAATAATCAAAATGATACTTATGcacaatataatatcaaaCATCCttttaatgataatttaCCTCCATCTcatgaatataataacttACAACAATATGATAATCATATGTTTAATTCAAATTGTGTAAATggtattaataatttttatacaaatggacaaaaaataaataattccaatcaaatatttaatagttataataatagGACTTATTCAG GTGAGTCCAATAATGCAAAAAGTGTAAACGGATTAATGATCAATAATAAATTAGGAAGTAAACTAGAAACATTAAATTTCCCTAGTGGACAAAATTTATCTAACAATTTTATGtctaataaaaaagaaatgacTACATTTAATGATGTAATACAAAATGTGCAAATGAATTCACAAGGAAATATACCATATGATTTTTACGATATACTTGAAAGAAACCACGAATTGAgtaaacatattttattatctaaAAAACCTAAAGTAATAAAATTGGAATCTAATAAATCGTTAATAATTTTTCCAGTAAGTATTCATGAACATggaaataaatatatagcAGTTAATCAAGAAGATCTTTtagaatatatatcatcTTCTATTGAAATTGAAAATGAGGatatttcttcattaaGAATAGGAATACATCagaaagaaaaagaattaCAAAATATGAAAGCTGCTTACGGTATGCAAACTACCaatatacattatttaattaatagagttatatttaaagaatgtgaatatgaaaaattgaagaacaaaaatattagCTTAGAAAATGAAATGAAGAAATTAATTCATGAAATGAATTATCTTATTAGTCAAAGTAAAGATGGTTTATTTATGCAAAAAGTTTTTATTGATCATAAATCTAAATGTGTTTTAAAATTACAAGAATTGAAACCCTTCTTAGGTTCTTATTATGaagatatttttaattatataactTCCTGTAGAACATTAGGACAATTAAGTATATGGTTACCTGCATTCCAAATAACAGATCCTTCTTTAGAAACTGTAGCTAAACATCtaatcaaaatattattgaaTGGTTTAGGTAGTccttttaatatttgttctgaatattttttatccAATCAAAActgtaataataatatatcattagAAACAGAAGGTgatttctttaaaaaaaatttagaaaaaaaaaaaattattgaaAATTACATAATTACTAATATGAATAGCattaatacaaataaagaaaataacTACAATTTATCAAATTGTCAATCTATATCATTAAACAGTGAAAGCTCTTCATTTATGGAAGCtgaagaattattttttaattcatcTAAATATCCATCTATGCATTCAGTTATTTTGAGAAATAcaaaagaacaaaaaaagaaagaaaaaattatgaacCAACTAAATAGATCAAATACAACTCCTGAAGgtttatatacaaataatcatttatttacatatagtgataaaataataaatgaagataaaACAGAATTTACAAATTCACAGGATTTTATTAACAGTGTAATAGAAGAACAAcatttcaaaaaaaaaaaaagtgataataaaaatgtgataaaaacaaaacaaaataCAAACTACAATAATAAGCgtaataatagtaatacACAAAACAAgcaaaataaaaaaattaagaaaaacaagaatgtaaattataataacaatatgACTACTAAAACAAATGATGAAAGTAATACATTTATGAAAACAAAACAATGCTTAGAAGGTTCcaaaataaatgaattacTAAGAGCAAACGAAACTTTAatagaaaatgaaatagaaactaatatttataaagaGAAAAGAGGGGATAAAATGGACTTAAgtcattttataaatgtaaaCGAAAATGAAGTGGATCTAAgtcattatataaatgtaaacGACAATGAAGTAGATCTAAgtcattatataaatgtaaagGAGCTTAAATTACATTTAAAGGATGATAACACTATAAAAAGCAACAATAATCAATTTGATCAAATATCTAATAACGTAAATGAACAAGaggaaaagaaaaatataacatcTAAAGAAAAACAGactaataaaaataaaaaaaatgaaatattaaatcGTTCTAATGAACAATTAGATGAAACAcaatataagaataaaatgaaaagtaaagatatacataatttaattaatcAACAAGATACTGAAAAAAGTATATCCAGAGGTTGTAGTTTAAAAGGAAGTATGGAACATATTTCcgataaaaatattctgACTGAATATGAAAAAACAGCTAGTCAGAATGATATTGAACAAATAGAATTGTTAAGGAATAAAAACATAGAAGATGAAACATTAGAAAAAGGCAAAATGTGTGATGAACACTTAATaatgttaaaaaaagatgaaaagttatataaaaacaaaaataaaacagATCAGGAATTATGTTccttaaaaaataaaccTTCTGATGAAAAtcaaaaacaaaatgaatattcaaccgataataataataataataatatggaaaTTTTAAGAATGAATAATCAAACgaattttaaaaaaatggatACAATAATGGAAAACAAAAGTAAAGAATTGAATGAGGAGGAAcagaataaaaaatga